In Ruminiclostridium josui JCM 17888, the genomic window GCAAAAGGCACTTTCATCATACTTCGATAGGCTTTATCATCAAATTCACCATTAGGAGACACAAGAATATGAGTCTGCTTGTCTGCAATATGCAGTTCCCGGGTAAAATCGGAAACACTCCTGTACCACATTTGGGCTGCTATTGAGGGCTTATGCAGGGTAAATATTCTTTCAGCCAGCCAGAGGCCTACTCCGGATATCGGGTTGGTCAACTCAGGGGCACCATCCACGATGAGAATATCAAATACCATCGTTGCGGCCTTCATCATGCGTTCAGTTTCCTGAAGAGTTACGGTATCGCAGAGAAGCCCGGTATAGCAGGTAGGCACGGATAGAAAAAACAGGTTTTTACTCCCCTCGTAATGGCTAAACTTATCTCCAATGTTTGGGTTATCATCTTTTAATGCTTTATAAAGGCCTATCTCAGGAGGAACATTCTGGCCGAAAAAAACTTGCAGATCTCCATATGTCAAATTTGAGGAAATGAGTCCT contains:
- a CDS encoding cobalamin biosynthesis protein CobQ, encoding MSGKTYTVWGGNNCGKTTFAVNLACALSKRDMLVGLISSNLTYGDLQVFFGQNVPPEIGLYKALKDDNPNIGDKFSHYEGSKNLFFLSVPTCYTGLLCDTVTLQETERMMKAATMVFDILIVDGAPELTNPISGVGLWLAERIFTLHKPSIAAQMWYRSVSDFTRELHIADKQTHILVSPNGEFDDKAYRSMMKVPFAYELPYIKRAGELENAGTPLYSYHDRFCRRYSKVLEKIASSICGGEKR